From one Flavobacterium kingsejongi genomic stretch:
- a CDS encoding DUF6341 family protein produces the protein MKAFFEGIQSLFVDFLFAPLDYFRHLELENWWGANIVNFLLAIVCLCAMVYWVKQLQLHEKNGEENQDTTAHSFLK, from the coding sequence ATGAAAGCTTTTTTTGAAGGAATACAATCCCTATTTGTTGATTTTTTATTTGCTCCGTTAGACTATTTCAGACATCTGGAACTTGAAAACTGGTGGGGCGCGAACATCGTCAATTTCCTATTGGCTATTGTTTGTCTTTGTGCAATGGTATATTGGGTTAAGCAACTTCAATTACACGAGAAAAACGGCGAAGAAAACCAAGATACTACGGCTCACTCATTTTTAAAATAA
- a CDS encoding DUF6427 family protein codes for MITSVFSKSKPVNYILITSLLVLCFFLYQLARPEWMESGRGIAEKTVILLVLVASLFMVNFITKKNGLSKDNSFAFFLFFIFLILFPKILNDTNIVLSNFFILLSLRRMVSLQSLVTPKEKIFDASLWIFIAALFHFWSILFIILVFISIIFHVAGDYRNWIIPFIAFFAVFTIYILAGLVFDKTLITGLFHKAVFDFDLNYFKNSFHNIALGLYVVLAALFLLGQIFSLPNKPLNLHASYKKFIFFFIIGVVIFLISPNKSNSLLAFTFAPLCVMGANFIELLHKYWMKETVIGIVLLLTIFTFISQL; via the coding sequence ATGATAACAAGTGTTTTTAGCAAATCAAAACCAGTAAATTATATTTTAATCACTTCTTTACTGGTTTTGTGCTTTTTTTTGTACCAGCTGGCACGTCCAGAATGGATGGAATCCGGTAGGGGAATTGCTGAAAAAACGGTTATTCTGCTGGTTTTGGTAGCCTCCCTTTTTATGGTAAATTTCATTACCAAAAAAAATGGGCTAAGCAAGGACAACTCCTTTGCATTTTTTCTGTTTTTTATCTTTTTGATCCTGTTTCCCAAGATTTTAAACGATACTAATATTGTATTATCCAATTTCTTTATCCTGTTATCGCTACGGCGAATGGTGTCACTACAGTCATTGGTCACGCCAAAAGAAAAAATATTCGATGCCTCGCTGTGGATATTTATCGCAGCATTGTTTCATTTTTGGAGTATCCTTTTTATTATCCTGGTATTTATTTCAATAATCTTCCACGTGGCTGGGGATTATAGGAACTGGATCATTCCATTTATTGCCTTTTTTGCAGTCTTTACCATTTATATTCTTGCAGGGCTGGTCTTTGATAAAACATTGATAACAGGCTTATTCCATAAAGCCGTATTCGATTTTGACCTTAATTACTTTAAGAATAGTTTCCATAATATCGCTTTGGGGCTTTATGTTGTACTTGCAGCATTGTTCTTACTGGGACAGATTTTTTCATTGCCCAATAAGCCGTTAAACTTACATGCTTCCTATAAAAAATTCATTTTCTTTTTTATAATTGGAGTAGTTATTTTCCTGATTTCACCCAATAAAAGCAACAGCCTGCTGGCGTTTACTTTCGCACCATTATGTGTTATGGGAGCCAATTTTATAGAATTGCTGCACAAATACTGGATGAAGGAAACGGTAATCGGGATTGTGTTACTTTTGACAATCTTTACATTTATCTCTCAGTTATAG
- the upp gene encoding uracil phosphoribosyltransferase, translating into MQIHYLSEENSVLNHFLAQIRNVNVQNDSMRFRRNIERIGEVMAYEMSKNMHYKAVEIQTPLGIKKTTEIQDQLVLCSILRAGLPLHLGFLNYFDAAENGFVSAYRYHADADDSFEIKVEYQAVPSLENKNLLLLDPMLATGQSMVAVFNKLTATASLKEIHIAVIIAAPEGISYLEKHLPANCHLWVATLDERLNDKNYIIPGIGDAGDLAYGNKL; encoded by the coding sequence ATGCAAATTCATTATTTATCAGAAGAAAACAGTGTTTTAAACCACTTTCTTGCCCAGATTCGAAATGTCAATGTTCAGAATGACAGCATGCGTTTCCGTAGAAACATCGAACGCATTGGTGAAGTTATGGCTTACGAAATGAGTAAAAATATGCATTATAAGGCTGTTGAAATACAAACCCCATTAGGTATAAAAAAGACCACGGAAATTCAGGATCAGTTGGTTCTATGTTCCATTCTGCGCGCAGGATTGCCTTTACACTTAGGATTTCTGAATTACTTCGATGCTGCCGAAAATGGCTTCGTATCGGCCTATCGCTACCATGCAGATGCGGATGACAGTTTTGAAATTAAAGTAGAATACCAGGCGGTACCTTCACTTGAAAATAAGAACCTGCTCTTGTTAGATCCTATGCTTGCCACCGGCCAGTCTATGGTTGCTGTGTTCAATAAATTAACCGCGACCGCTTCGCTGAAAGAAATCCATATTGCCGTAATTATTGCTGCTCCGGAAGGGATTTCCTACCTTGAAAAACACCTTCCTGCCAATTGCCACCTTTGGGTAGCGACACTCGACGAAAGGCTAAACGACAAAAACTACATCATCCCTGGAATTGGAGATGCTGGCGATCTTGCCTATGGCAATAAGCTATAA
- a CDS encoding DUF4254 domain-containing protein has product MFSKLAYSVFEQSIQDYHKYDNVDQPINNPFPKEKIEHLLYFKNWIDTVQWHFEDIIRDPQIDPVAALALKRRIDASNQERTDMVEYIDSYFLQKFAGTPLKPNAKINSESPAWAIDRLSILALKIYHMREEATRAEASQEHRDKCQEKLNVLLEQLTDLSTAIDDLLHDIEKGEKFMKVYKQMKMYNDDELNPVLYQNKK; this is encoded by the coding sequence ATGTTTTCTAAATTAGCTTATTCTGTTTTTGAGCAGAGTATTCAGGATTATCACAAGTATGATAATGTTGATCAACCCATTAACAATCCATTTCCAAAAGAGAAAATAGAACATTTGTTGTATTTCAAAAATTGGATTGATACCGTTCAATGGCACTTTGAAGATATCATCCGAGATCCGCAAATTGATCCGGTAGCAGCGTTGGCACTAAAAAGACGTATTGACGCTTCCAATCAGGAGCGTACCGATATGGTGGAATATATCGACAGTTATTTTCTACAGAAATTTGCGGGTACACCCTTAAAGCCCAATGCTAAGATTAATTCAGAAAGTCCGGCCTGGGCGATCGACCGTCTTTCTATCCTGGCGTTGAAAATATATCACATGCGGGAAGAAGCGACACGTGCGGAAGCTTCACAAGAACACCGTGACAAGTGTCAGGAGAAACTGAATGTGCTGTTAGAACAATTGACAGATCTTTCTACTGCCATTGATGACCTGCTTCATGATATTGAAAAAGGAGAGAAGTTCATGAAAGTATACAAGCAGATGAAAATGTATAATGATGATGAGCTGAACCCGGTTTTATATCAAAATAAAAAATAA